The Pseudomonas fluorescens genome segment GCCCGCCGTATGGCCGAAGCCGGAGAAATCGTGCTCGGTGGCAAGGGCGGCGAGGAAATGATCTAACACCATGGTCAAGAACGACGACGATGTGACGGACCTGATCCGTGCCCGGGATGTCCGTGGTTTCGAAACGTGGGCGATCCCGAGCTTCGATCCGCCGGCACCGGAACCGGAGCCGGAACCGGAGCCGGAACCGCCGGAAATGGAAGAAGTGCCGCTGGAGGAAGTCCAGCCACTGACCCTGGAAGAGCTCGAAAGCATCCGTCAGGAGGCTTACAACGAGGGTTTCGCCATCGGCGAAAAAGAAGGCTTTCACAGCGCCACCCTCAAGGTGCGCCAGGAAGCCGAAGTGGTCCTGACGGCCAAGGTCAACAGCCTTGAGCAGTTGATGGCGAACCTGTTCGAGCCCATCGCCGAGCAAGACACGCAGATCGAAAAGTCGCTGGTCGACCTTGTGCAGCACATTGCCCGTCAGGTGATCCAGCGCGAGCTGGCCATCGACTCGACGCAGATCGAACACGTCATGCGCGACGCCCTCAAGCTGTTGCCGCTGGGCGTGGGCAATGTGCGGCTGTACGTCAATCCGCAGGATTTCGAGCAGGTCAAAGCCCTGCGCGAACGCCATGAGGAAACCTGGCGTATCGTCGAGGACGAATCGCTGTTGCCGGGCGGTTGCCGGGTTGAAACCGAACACAGCCGGATCGATGCGAGCATCGAAACCCGTGTCGGCCAGGTCATGGCCAAGCTGTTCGATCAACTGCACGAACAGGCCCTGCACCCGGCCGAACCGGACCTGAGCCTGGATCTGCCGCAAACGCCGAAACCGGCACCGGTCACTGACGAGCC includes the following:
- the fliH gene encoding flagellar assembly protein FliH encodes the protein MVKNDDDVTDLIRARDVRGFETWAIPSFDPPAPEPEPEPEPEPPEMEEVPLEEVQPLTLEELESIRQEAYNEGFAIGEKEGFHSATLKVRQEAEVVLTAKVNSLEQLMANLFEPIAEQDTQIEKSLVDLVQHIARQVIQRELAIDSTQIEHVMRDALKLLPLGVGNVRLYVNPQDFEQVKALRERHEETWRIVEDESLLPGGCRVETEHSRIDASIETRVGQVMAKLFDQLHEQALHPAEPDLSLDLPQTPKPAPVTDEPLADAPDAP